The Cloacibacterium sp. TD35 region GCCATGTCATCTTTATGTTTATGGAAACCTATATAAAGTTTAATTTTACGAAAATCAGTAAAATATGAAAAAAAGGTTACGCTTTTCCAGATATTTAAAAGCTTAATTCAAGTCTCAAAAATATATTTACAGTCCCGAATTTTTCGGGATTTTTTTATTTTTTTAATTGAATTCTTAAAATTTTGGCGGAGTATGATAAAAACTTATATTTGTATTCTATAGAAAATCAATATATGAAAGGACAAAACAAACTCTTCTTTGCAATTATCATTGCTCTTGTTTTAGGGGTAATTATTGGTGGGGTAGTTCACACTCAGTTTCCAGAAAATACAGAATCTTTTTCTAAAAATATAAAACTTCTCGGAACCATCTTTATCAGATTGGTACAGATGATTATCGCACCATTGGTTTTCACTACATTAGTTGTGGGAATTGCGAAAATGGGAGATACTGCAATGATTGGTAGAGTAGGAGGTAAAGCGATGCTTTGGTTTATTACAGCTTCTTTGGTTTCGCTTATGTTAGGTTTAGTTTTGGTAAACTGGTTAGAGCCTGGTCATGTTACCAAATTACCAATTCAAGATGCAACGTCTGCTAAAGAAATCTTGGATAATTCCAAAGGATTTTCTCTGGAAGATTTTGTGAAACACGTAGTCCCAAAAAGCGTTTTCGAAGCTTTTGCTACCAATGAGGTTCTACAAATTGTATTGTTTTCTATCATGTTTGGGATTGCCCTTTCTCATTTGGGTGATGAATATTCTAAACCTGTTATCAAGTTTTTAGATATTTGCGCACATGCTATTCTGAAAATGGTAGGTTATATCATGTGGTTTGCTCCACTGGGTGTTTTAGGAGCTATTGCAGCAGTTGTGGCAACCAATGGTTTCGAAATTTTCAAAGTTTATGCGATTTATCTTCGAGATTTCTTCTTTGCACTTGGGGTTTTATGGTTGATTTTATGTATTGTAGGATATTTTATCTTAGGAAATAGATTATTCGAATTACTAAGAAGAATAAAAGAGCCTTTACTTATCGCCTTTTCTACCACCAGTTCAGAAGCGGTTTTCCCGAAATTGGTAACAGAATTAGAGCGCTTTGGATGTAATAACAGAATTGTATCATTCATTTTACCACTAGGATATTCTTTCAATTTAGATGGAAGCATGATGTATATGACTTTCGCATCTATTTTCATTGCTCAGATTTATGGAATCGACATGACGGTTGGTCAACAAATCACCATGCTTTTGGTGTTAATGCTCACTTCAAAAGGAATTGCAGGAGTTCCAAGAGCGAGTTTGGTGATTATTGTAGCGACTTGTTCTATGTTCGGAATTCCGCCAGAAGGAATTGCACTCATTTTACCGATAGACCATTTCTGTGATATGGGAAGAAGTATGACCAATGTTTTAGGAAACGCACTCGCTACTTCAGCCGTTTCTAAATGGGAAGGACAACTGGATAACCACGGTGGTGAATTATAAATTTTTATAATGACAAAAATTAAAAACTTCGGAACTATCTGAAGTTTTTTTTATTGTAAATCAATTCTATCAATTACCATTATTGTTATTTTTATTCATTCCAAATTAATTATTTTTATGTAAATTTGTATCTCAAAAAATTTCAAAAAATTATGTTGACGAAAACTAGAGTTCAGGAGTTTCTGAAAGAAATAGAAGTTGATGATTTAGTACAAAACTTCCAAGTAATGGGTGATGATGTGTACATTGATATGATTGCACATTCCCCAGCAATGCACGAAAAGAAGAAGCTAGAAGCAGCTATGAAGCAGGCTTTTGCTACGGAATTTGGTGACCAAGTAGTGCTGAAACTTAAAATTACTTCGCCTGAGCCCTCGCAAGTTCAACAGAATCAAATCAAAGGAAAAGAAATCCCAGGAATTCAAAATATTATCTCCATTGCTTCTGGTAAAGGTGGCGTAGGAAAATCTACAGTTACTGCAAACTTAGCTGTGACTTTACAAAAAATGGGATTCTCTGTAGGCGTTCTTGATGCAGATATTTACGGACCATCTGTTCCTACTATGTTTGATACCGAAGCAGAAAAACCAATTTCTGTAGAAGTAGATGGTAAAAATATGATGAAACCTATCGAAAATTACGGCGTTAAAATGCTTTCGATTGGTTATTTCTCTGGAGCTAATCAAGCAGTAGTGTGGAGAGGACCTATGGCAAGTAAAGCTTTGAATCAAATGCTTCGTGATGCAGCTTGGGGAAATCTAGATTTCTTATTAATAGACCTTCCTCCAGGAACAGGAGATATTCACCTTTCGATTATTCAAGAAGTTCCTGTAACGGGTGCTGTAATCGTTTCTACACCACAACATGTAGCTTTAGCAGACGTGAAAAAAGGAATCGCTATGTTTACGATGGAAAGCATTAATATTCCAGTTTTAGGTTTAATTGAAAATATGGCGTATTTTACACCTGAAGAATTGCCAGAAAATAAATATTACATTTTTGGAAAACAAGGAGCTCAATTCATGGCAGAAGATTTAGGAATTCCTGTTTTAGGTGAAATTCCTTTAATTCAAAGCATCAGAGAAGCGGGAGATGTTGGTAGACCAGTAGCATTGCAAGAAGGTTCTAAAATTGCAGAAATCTATAAAGAAACTGCACAAAAAATGATAGAAAGCTTAGTGGAAAGAAATAAAAATCTACCACCAACTGAAGCGGTGAAAATTACAACAATGGCAGGTTGTTCGCCTAAGAAATAATTAGGGCAATTACAATTTTTGAATACAAATTTTGAATAAATTATGAATAAAGATAAACTCACTCACGAAGAAATAGTAACCAAAGTAATGGAAGCTTTGGAAAGTATTCGTCCGTTTCTAAATAATGATGGTGGTGATATAGAATTGGTAGATGTTATTGATAATAGAGTAATGGTAAAATTGCAAGGAAACTGTTCTGGTTGCCCTATGAGTTTTTCTACCATGAAACTAGGTGTAGAAAATACCATCAAACAATTTGTGCCAAGCATCAAAGAAGTGGTGAGTGTAGACTAATCTTTTTTGCGAAAAAATAAATGAAGGCTGCAATTTTGCAGCCTTTTGTGTTTTTATGTTTCAATTTATTTTTTGCCTAACCCGAGTTCTTTAATTGCCATTTCGCGCATTTCTACTTTTCTTACTTTTCCCGAAATCGTCATTGGGAATTCTTGTACGAATTTCCAGTATTTGGGAACTTTATAATGGGCAATTTGTCCTTTGCAGAAGTTGACAAGCTCTTCTTCGGTTAAAGAAAATCCTTCTCTTACTTTAATCCAAGCCATTACTTCCTCTCCGAATTTTTCACTCGGAATGCCAATAACTTGAGCATCTAAAACATTAGGATATTGATATAAAAAATCTTCAATTTCTTTAGGAGAAATGTTTTCCCCTCCTCTGATAATCAAGTCTTTAATTCTTCCAGAAATATGAATGTAACCTTCTTCGTCCATCATGGCTAAATCGCCAGTATGCATCCATCTTGCGCTGTCTAAAACTTGATTGGTTGCTTCTGGATTATCCCAATATTTTAACATTACAGAGTAACCTCTGGTACAGAGTTCTCCATTTTCGCCTCTGTTCACGATTTTACCGGTTTCTGGATTGATGATTTTAATTTCTAAATGGTCATGAATGGTTCCTACTGAGTGAATTTGTTTTTCAAAAGGAGTTCCAATTTTAGTCTGAGTAGAAACCGGCGAAGTTTCCGTCATTCCGTAGCAAATGGTCACTTCTTTCATGTTCATTTGGTTTTCTACTCTTTTCATTACTTCTGGCGGACAAACTGCTCCTGCCATAACCCCCGTTCTAAGGCTCGAAAGATCATAATTTTTTAAATCCAGTTCATGCAAAGTAGCGATAAACATCGTAGGAACGCCATAAAGGGACGTACATTTTTCTTTTTCTACCACTTCTAAAGTTATTTTTGGATCAAAACTATCATTAGGAATAACCATGGTAGAACCGTGAGCGGTACAACATAAATTTCCGATGACCATTCCGAAGCAATGATAAAAAGGAACAGGAATACAAACTCTATCTTTTTCGGTATAATGAAGTCTGATGCCAATGAAATACCCATTATTCAAAATATTATGATGAGATAAAGTAACTCCTTTTGGGAAACCTGTAGTTCCAGAAGTATATTGAATATTTACAGGGTCGTCAAACTGAATTTGGTTTTCATAATTTTGAAGTTCTTCATCAGAAATGTGAGCCGCTCCTTTTAGAAAATCATCCCAGTTTTCATCAAAAAAGACTTCATCTAGTAGCGTAGAGGTAAATTCTCGAGCATCGTCTACCATTTTTTTATAATTGCTGGTTTTGAAACTCAAGGAAGCAAAAATATATTTGATTTGAGATTGATTCAATACAAAAATTAGTTCACTGGTTCTGTAAGCAGGATTAATGTTAACCAAAATCACTCCAATTCTGGCAGTTGCATATTGCAGTAAAACCCATTCATAACGATTGGGAGACCAAATTCCAACTCTATCACCTGGTTTTGCGCCTAGATGTAAAATTGCTTTGGCAACTTGCGAAGTTTGCTCATAAAATTCTTCGTAAGTAGCTCTGTAATTTTGGTGTGAACATATCAGAGCATCATTTTTAGGAAATCTTTCTACTGTTTTCTTTAAATTTTCGCCAATAGTTTCTCCTAAAAGTGGAATAGAAGAATCGCCGTGAACATAGGATAATTGAGTATTCATTCTTTATATTTTTTGTAAGAAAAAAAACCTTTCTTTGCAGA contains the following coding sequences:
- a CDS encoding Mrp/NBP35 family ATP-binding protein, whose protein sequence is MLTKTRVQEFLKEIEVDDLVQNFQVMGDDVYIDMIAHSPAMHEKKKLEAAMKQAFATEFGDQVVLKLKITSPEPSQVQQNQIKGKEIPGIQNIISIASGKGGVGKSTVTANLAVTLQKMGFSVGVLDADIYGPSVPTMFDTEAEKPISVEVDGKNMMKPIENYGVKMLSIGYFSGANQAVVWRGPMASKALNQMLRDAAWGNLDFLLIDLPPGTGDIHLSIIQEVPVTGAVIVSTPQHVALADVKKGIAMFTMESINIPVLGLIENMAYFTPEELPENKYYIFGKQGAQFMAEDLGIPVLGEIPLIQSIREAGDVGRPVALQEGSKIAEIYKETAQKMIESLVERNKNLPPTEAVKITTMAGCSPKK
- a CDS encoding AMP-binding protein, translated to MNTQLSYVHGDSSIPLLGETIGENLKKTVERFPKNDALICSHQNYRATYEEFYEQTSQVAKAILHLGAKPGDRVGIWSPNRYEWVLLQYATARIGVILVNINPAYRTSELIFVLNQSQIKYIFASLSFKTSNYKKMVDDAREFTSTLLDEVFFDENWDDFLKGAAHISDEELQNYENQIQFDDPVNIQYTSGTTGFPKGVTLSHHNILNNGYFIGIRLHYTEKDRVCIPVPFYHCFGMVIGNLCCTAHGSTMVIPNDSFDPKITLEVVEKEKCTSLYGVPTMFIATLHELDLKNYDLSSLRTGVMAGAVCPPEVMKRVENQMNMKEVTICYGMTETSPVSTQTKIGTPFEKQIHSVGTIHDHLEIKIINPETGKIVNRGENGELCTRGYSVMLKYWDNPEATNQVLDSARWMHTGDLAMMDEEGYIHISGRIKDLIIRGGENISPKEIEDFLYQYPNVLDAQVIGIPSEKFGEEVMAWIKVREGFSLTEEELVNFCKGQIAHYKVPKYWKFVQEFPMTISGKVRKVEMREMAIKELGLGKK
- a CDS encoding dicarboxylate/amino acid:cation symporter, with translation MKGQNKLFFAIIIALVLGVIIGGVVHTQFPENTESFSKNIKLLGTIFIRLVQMIIAPLVFTTLVVGIAKMGDTAMIGRVGGKAMLWFITASLVSLMLGLVLVNWLEPGHVTKLPIQDATSAKEILDNSKGFSLEDFVKHVVPKSVFEAFATNEVLQIVLFSIMFGIALSHLGDEYSKPVIKFLDICAHAILKMVGYIMWFAPLGVLGAIAAVVATNGFEIFKVYAIYLRDFFFALGVLWLILCIVGYFILGNRLFELLRRIKEPLLIAFSTTSSEAVFPKLVTELERFGCNNRIVSFILPLGYSFNLDGSMMYMTFASIFIAQIYGIDMTVGQQITMLLVLMLTSKGIAGVPRASLVIIVATCSMFGIPPEGIALILPIDHFCDMGRSMTNVLGNALATSAVSKWEGQLDNHGGEL
- a CDS encoding NifU family protein, producing MNKDKLTHEEIVTKVMEALESIRPFLNNDGGDIELVDVIDNRVMVKLQGNCSGCPMSFSTMKLGVENTIKQFVPSIKEVVSVD